A single Flavobacterium sp. 1 DNA region contains:
- a CDS encoding prolyl oligopeptidase family serine peptidase, which produces MRFYILFYLFILCSIPKAQAQLKAITDQTDYPFWINLPNQEILDKKAPVILFLHGKSLSGTNLDRVKRYGVIRAIETGKEIPAIVIAPQVAHGAWNPDKLLQLLEYVQNNYNTDLSRVYVCGMSLGGYGTFDFAGKYPDKITAAVAICGGGNIKDAYNLTKIPLWVIHGNRDYIVPLSESKKMVKAIQTCNPDANVTFTIVKGGNHGSVERYFREDKIYDWMLEKSKFIP; this is translated from the coding sequence ATGCGATTTTATATTCTATTTTACCTGTTTATTCTTTGCAGCATTCCTAAAGCACAAGCACAACTAAAAGCAATTACTGACCAAACCGACTATCCTTTCTGGATCAATCTGCCCAATCAGGAAATATTAGATAAAAAAGCACCCGTCATTTTATTTTTACACGGAAAAAGTCTGTCGGGAACAAATTTGGATCGGGTAAAACGTTACGGAGTAATTCGGGCAATCGAAACAGGGAAAGAAATTCCTGCTATAGTAATTGCTCCACAAGTAGCTCACGGTGCTTGGAATCCAGACAAGCTTTTACAGCTTTTGGAGTATGTCCAAAACAATTACAATACCGATTTGTCGAGAGTTTATGTATGTGGCATGAGTTTAGGTGGCTACGGAACTTTTGATTTTGCAGGCAAATATCCTGATAAAATAACGGCTGCAGTGGCCATTTGTGGAGGCGGAAATATAAAAGACGCCTACAATCTGACAAAAATTCCTTTGTGGGTTATACACGGAAACAGAGATTATATCGTCCCATTATCAGAATCTAAAAAAATGGTTAAAGCAATCCAGACCTGCAATCCCGATGCCAATGTCACCTTTACGATTGTAAAAGGCGGGAATCACGGTAGTGTGGAGCGTTATTTCAGAGAAGATAAAATCTACGACTGGATGCTGGAAAAAAGTAAATTCATTCCATAA
- a CDS encoding Ig-like domain-containing protein: MKAKILLFTFSILCFGLISGCASDDYEEVIGVCPVVASTIPVANAVNVPVGQTISAVFNEEMDPSSINSATFTVVGASPVAGTVTYAGTTASFKPTLPLAENTTYTARISTKAKDLMGNFLQVEHVWAFSTGTILRPVVITTDPINNAVAVKFDKTISATFNMAMNPSTLNGTTFKVSQGVNAVAGTITYTGLTVSFVPTNPLLANKVYTVTITKDAKNSLDAAMSADYTWTFTTDVVPTVTTTDPNNNAVGVALNQTVTADFSTIMDAATINTATFTLKQGTVTIPGTVSYTGTTASFNPTNSLVVGTVYTATITNGAKNVVGTALASDYVWKFTTILTPPAPIIVNLGTAAVFGAFGGNAGITNQGLNTVINNGSIATTAASTLITGFHDSVGIYTETPLNVGNVTGSIFAAPPAPGNATSFAVAQQGQLDATAAYLSISPASKPGGSDPNAGELGGLTLAPGVYKSASGTFKISNGDLTLDAKGDPNATWVFQTAAGLTVGIAGPTGAKSVILKNGALAKNVFWYVGSSATINGAGGGTMVGTIIATSGVTFSTPGNAVQTVLNGRAISLVASVTMVNTTINVP, translated from the coding sequence ATGAAAGCTAAAATTTTACTATTCACTTTTTCGATACTATGTTTTGGACTAATTTCTGGCTGCGCAAGTGATGATTATGAAGAAGTCATAGGTGTGTGTCCAGTGGTAGCGTCTACAATTCCCGTAGCTAATGCAGTAAATGTACCAGTGGGGCAGACTATTTCCGCTGTATTCAACGAGGAAATGGATCCGAGTTCGATTAATTCAGCCACATTTACAGTTGTTGGAGCTTCGCCAGTAGCAGGAACGGTTACTTACGCTGGTACAACAGCATCGTTTAAACCAACACTTCCGCTAGCAGAGAATACCACCTATACAGCTAGAATTTCTACAAAAGCAAAGGACTTAATGGGTAATTTTTTGCAGGTTGAGCATGTATGGGCATTTTCAACAGGTACGATTCTAAGACCTGTCGTGATTACAACAGATCCTATTAATAATGCCGTTGCTGTGAAGTTCGATAAAACAATTTCGGCTACATTCAATATGGCTATGAATCCATCAACTTTAAATGGGACTACTTTTAAAGTTAGCCAGGGAGTGAATGCTGTAGCGGGAACAATTACCTATACTGGGTTGACAGTTTCTTTTGTTCCAACGAATCCTTTATTGGCTAATAAAGTTTATACAGTAACTATAACTAAGGATGCTAAAAACTCATTGGATGCCGCAATGTCAGCAGATTATACTTGGACTTTCACAACAGATGTTGTGCCGACAGTAACTACAACAGACCCTAATAATAATGCTGTTGGCGTAGCTTTAAATCAAACTGTTACCGCTGATTTTAGTACCATAATGGATGCTGCTACAATCAATACGGCGACATTTACTTTGAAACAAGGAACGGTAACAATTCCGGGAACTGTTTCATATACAGGTACTACAGCTTCCTTTAATCCAACAAATTCACTTGTAGTTGGTACAGTTTATACCGCTACAATTACAAATGGAGCTAAAAACGTTGTTGGGACTGCTTTGGCTAGTGACTATGTTTGGAAGTTTACTACTATATTGACTCCTCCTGCTCCAATAATCGTTAATCTGGGTACTGCTGCTGTATTTGGAGCTTTTGGCGGAAATGCGGGAATAACAAATCAAGGGTTAAATACGGTAATCAATAACGGAAGCATCGCGACTACTGCTGCTTCAACGCTTATTACTGGGTTTCATGACAGTGTTGGGATTTATACCGAGACGCCTCTAAATGTTGGAAATGTGACAGGAAGCATATTTGCCGCACCTCCAGCTCCGGGAAATGCTACTTCATTTGCAGTAGCACAACAAGGACAGCTTGATGCAACGGCAGCCTATTTGAGTATTTCACCAGCTTCAAAACCGGGAGGATCAGATCCAAATGCAGGCGAATTAGGCGGATTAACATTAGCTCCGGGTGTTTATAAATCAGCAAGCGGTACTTTCAAAATCAGTAATGGAGATCTTACTCTGGATGCAAAAGGTGATCCAAATGCTACTTGGGTTTTTCAAACTGCGGCAGGTCTGACAGTTGGAATCGCAGGTCCTACAGGCGCTAAAAGCGTAATACTAAAGAATGGTGCATTAGCCAAAAATGTGTTTTGGTATGTAGGCAGTTCTGCAACTATTAATGGTGCCGGCGGCGGTACAATGGTTGGAACTATTATTGCGACTTCGGGTGTTACTTTTTCTACTCCTGGGAATGCAGTTCAAACGGTGCTTAATGGAAGAGCAATATCATTAGTAGCATCAGTGACAATGGTAAATACTACGATTAATGTACCATAA